DNA from Rosa rugosa chromosome 6, drRosRugo1.1, whole genome shotgun sequence:
TTAAGAGAGCTGAATAAGGTAAATACATAAATACATGCCAATCTTGCCTGATCTCATGACACAGATGCTTTGTTTATGATAGATGTCAAGCGCTTGGACAAATATGAGCTTTGCAATCATACATAGGGATTTAGAGAGGGAGTGGGAGAATCATTTTGGAGTTATGAGTATAATTTTTTGTTATTGGAGATTCTTGCTCACTCTCAGAAGATCTATACATCTGCtaaaattctggagaggatgagGAGTTCAAATTTTAATTCAATATAATTATTGCTTTGGAGCATCTTGGAGCAAATGAGCAATGGAGCTTGTGGAGCACGGCTCACCTCGAGGATTGCTCTCTTGGTTTGCTTCATTGTTTggttttgcttttcttttctttttatattgTCAACAGAGTACATGAAGATGATAACTGGACACCAAACTAGCAGATTTTTACAAATTGTTGGATGCAATATTCACATGAATTATTTCTTTGATTGCAGAAAATTTGCAGCAGCCAATCTTTTGGTCTCAAATATGAGTGGACGATTttctcgcacaatctatgtcgGCAACCTACCCTCAGATATAAGAGAACGGGAGGTTGAAGATTTATTCTACAAGGTTGTCACCGAATTATTTACTATATATTGGTTGTTCGTATATGAGCTTCATTTATCCTTAATAATTTTTGTTACACCCTGTATTTTGGTATGTCAATAGAAGTATAACTTATATCATTCTCTTTGGAAGTTAAATCTGATTTTACAAATTACACATTATTATTTGAGCAAGTGCACACAATAATTTTCCATGTTTGATTTACTAAAAGAGCACAAGCTTAATTTTACATGTGTTATGCAGTGTCTTGCTTTTTAACATGACGAGGTTTATAGATCACTGCTTGCAACTTTCATTTCTTCTAGTTGTTTATTTCTAAATTTTGGTTAAGGTGTCTGTTTTAGTTCACGAGGTTTGTGCAGTTCATTGGCCTTGATGCAAAAAGTTTTTGATATATGATAGTATGTGTTAAAAACAAGTATGAAAGAGTTCTTGTAGCACTTATTAGATAAAAAaatgttcttttctttttctttgtgaaATTATTTCACTTATTTGAAATGAATTGTATTAGTTCTGTCTGTTCAGCATCCTAAACTTGATTTTCCTCTGCAGTATGGCCGCATTTTGGATATTGAATTGAAGGTTCCACCTCGCCCTCCATGCTATAGTTTTGTTGAGGTACTTATTGTGCTTTGTGCTCTGGATGTATTTGAATGAACCTTGATAGTTCTCTAATGGACTATATGTTTGGATTTCAGTTTGAGAGTTCTCGGGATGCAGAAGATGCAATTAGGGGTCGTGATGGGTACAACTTTGATGGCTGTCGTTTAAGGGTACTAAAAAGTTCCTGTTATGCTTCTGGCtataaatttatttttctatGTTGTATTGTGGTTTCTTCGTGGTTTATTGATTTTTTGTTTGTCCCCAATACAGGTTGAGCTTGCCCATGGTGGTAGTAGGGGCCCGCCACCTAGTGATCGTCGTGGTGGATATGGTGGAGGCAGTAGCAGAGGAGGCAGCAGTGGGGGTCGATTTGGTGTCTCACGTCATTCTGAATTTCGAGGTGTGTCTTCTTCTAGGATGCCTTACTTGGTTGAATAACAATCCGGGATATGTTTAACACGTGCTTTCCATTAAAAGTTCACGTACGTTTAGTTTCGTACTGATTGATGTATATTTGCATTTGATCCAGTTATTGTTCGTGGCCTCCCTTCTTCTGCTTCATGGCAAGATTTGAAGGTTTGTTTATGTCTACTCCCAAACTTGTGCACCCCATTTGTTTTGTATTCTACTTGTAACCTTACTGATTATTGATTTCAGGATCATATGCGAAAAGCTGGTGATGTGTGTTTTGCCGAGGTTTGTCGTGACAGTGAAGGTATAGTTTTTACCCTATATTTTTAGCAATTGATACCTCTACGCTAATTTGTCAATTTACTCTACTGTTCAATTTATTTCTGAACTTAAGTTGATCATACATTTCACTTGAGTGTCAGAGTCAGATATGCATCCtgaggtgtttttttttttttgaacttaaATGAGATTCAAGATCCTCTTATTAGGGAAGTGCAAGGATTTGTGCCTAATACTGACCCCCTGCCTAGAAATTTTCTTAATGCAAACAACCCTTTCTGCTTTGTTTTTATCAGCTCCGATGTAAGTTGGCTAACTGTAGTGGCttatagagaaatttttttttaaagaaaactgTTTATGTAGACCAACAATATTCTATAATTAGTACCAGATAAGTGTCTTCACTCTCCATGCCATCATACTCTAGAAAAGCTATAGAGTCATCAGTAATACTTAAGATCTTATGAAAATacactagcatgcaattaatggTTATCCTAATTTTCTATGAGCTGAAATGTTTATCTGCTTAACACATGAATTTCCTGCTTTGTGTTCAGGGACTTATGGCTTGGTTGATTATAACAATTATGATGACATGAAATATGCTGTAAGTTCAACTACAAGACCTTCTGCTCCCTTTATAAGCTCCACACTAATTCACTTGCTTACATAATATTTTCATTGTTCTTTTTTCAGGTTCGGGAACTTCATGATACTGAATTTAAAAATCCTTGGGCAAGATCTTATATTCGGGTAAACCTTTATCTTTGTGGAAGTTTGCTAGGGTGTGCTTTATTTATCTGGTTGTTTGAATGATGTGTAAATATTATTTTGCAAATGATTTATCTTTACCATGGATCTTGCAACATGTTGCTGTTAAGGTTGATGGTGCGAGTACTCTGAGTTCTCTATTCCATTCCTGATTGTAACCTGTAGAAATATACTTCTCAAATTTCTGACTTAGGTTTGTCTCACAAAATTGTTCTGGCAATTGTTTGTGTACCAACTGGGCAGGTTAAAGTGTATGAAAGCAGCAGTCCCTCTAGGAGTCGGAGCAGAAGCCGTAGTGTAAGAAGGAATAAGAGGTATTGCGCTGTCGTCCGCCAACTTATCTACTATTA
Protein-coding regions in this window:
- the LOC133715589 gene encoding serine/arginine-rich splicing factor SR34A isoform X1; this translates as MSGRFSRTIYVGNLPSDIREREVEDLFYKYGRILDIELKVPPRPPCYSFVEFESSRDAEDAIRGRDGYNFDGCRLRVELAHGGSRGPPPSDRRGGYGGGSSRGGSSGGRFGVSRHSEFRVIVRGLPSSASWQDLKDHMRKAGDVCFAEVCRDSEGTYGLVDYNNYDDMKYAVRELHDTEFKNPWARSYIRVKVYESSSPSRSRSRSRSVRRNKSNSLERSVSRSVSRSRSASPVKPSRPRSRSRSMSRSRSGSPRPARSDSA
- the LOC133715589 gene encoding serine/arginine-rich splicing factor SR34A isoform X2; the encoded protein is MSGRFSRTIYVGNLPSDIREREVEDLFYKYGRILDIELKVPPRPPCYSFVEFESSRDAEDAIRGRDGYNFDGCRLRVELAHGGSRGPPPSDRRGGYGGGSSRGGSSGGRFGVSRHSEFRVIVRGLPSSASWQDLKDHMRKAGDVCFAEVCRDSEGTYGLVDYNNYDDMKYAVRELHDTEFKNPWARSYIRVKVYESSSPSRSRSRSRSVRRNKSNSLERSVSRSVSRSRSASPVKPSRSRSRSMSRSRSGSPRPARSDSA